A section of the Amblyomma americanum isolate KBUSLIRL-KWMA chromosome 2, ASM5285725v1, whole genome shotgun sequence genome encodes:
- the LOC144119615 gene encoding uncharacterized protein LOC144119615, with product MVSPWRDQVAFQCMFMFLIIAFSGVLKLLEKSFHIPHTLVLFVLSTLFSYGYTFTEHFRRFAADASNSFSEAQLLVVFLPALAFHATHGVNFYVLRRCLVEILLFAVGTTVINTYIMMEYNMAIMRNKFGRLWCFILGALQTCTERVSVADSLLNKGKHPMIATILNVETLVSSVLTWDMLSITVRQAQDHKREPTRTHI from the exons ATGGTTAGTCCATG GCGAGATCAAGTGGCTTTTCAGTGCATGTTCATGTTCTTGATAATCGCTTTCTCAG GCGTGCTGAAGCTGCTGGAGAAGAGCTTCCACATCCCGCACACGCTGGTGCTGTTCGTGCTGAGCACGCTGTTCTCGTACGGCTACACGTTCACCGAGCACTTCCGGCGCTTCGCGGCCGACGCGTCCAACAGCTTCAGCGAGGCCCAGCTGCTGGTGGTGTTCCTTCCGGCGCTCGCCTTCCACGCGACGCACGGCGTCAACTTCTACGTGCTGCGACGCTGCCTGGTTGAGATACTGCTCTTCGCCGTCGGCACCACGG TGATCAACACGTACATAATGATGGAGTACAACATGGCCATCATGCGGAACAAGTTCGGCCGCCTCTGGTGCTTCATCCTGGGTGCCTTGCAGACGTGCACAGAGCGTGTGTCCGTCGCCGACAGCCTGCTCAACAAAG GCAAGCACCCGATGATCGCCACCATACTGAACGTGGAGACCCTGGTGAGCAGCGTGTTGACGTGGGACATGCTCAGCATCACCGTCCGCCAGGCACAGGACCACAAACGTGAGCCTACACGCACGCACATATGA
- the LOC144118465 gene encoding uncharacterized protein LOC144118465, translating into MKIALALVLFLEAACTVRAQMNPLGSGLQRLLVGVLGARGGGRYGNPGAAYVHQGGAAAVPQANVRQQAYAGYAPAANGRMQSRPMFGTGLLSFGAGRRGAVSGARAPGRRWRRQASAYPEDLLTRGFNIVRRLDGDRCILRACCEAAAKPGEYGDEGQLAVQFILSLRHDRKAPWQPYLMSARMGRAHGSLQLCRRIFNGCHLNRQQLDRTTRERLLKAISCLSRRC; encoded by the exons ATGAAGATCGCCTTGGCGTTGGTGCTTTTTCTGGAAGCGGCGTGCACGGTGCGGGCCCAGATGAACCCGCTAGGTTCGGGCCTACAGCGGTTGCTGGTCGGCGTCCTGGGCGCCCGCGGAGGAGGCCGCTACGGTAACCCGGGTGCCGCCTATGTCCACCAAGGTGGCGCCGCCGCGGTTCCCCAAGCAAACGTTCGTCAGCAGGCCTACGCGGGATATGCACCAGCTGC CAATGGCCGCATGCAATCCCGGCCCATGTTCGGCACTGGCCTGCTCTCCTTCGGGGCCGGGCGACGTGGCGCGGTGTCTGGCGCCCGAGCGCCTGGTCGTCGCTGGCGACGCCAGGCGTCCGCCTACCCCGAGGACCTGTTGACACGCGGCTTCAACATCGTGCGGCGTCTCGACGGCGACCGGTGCATCCTGCGTGCCTGCTGCGAGGCGGCCGCGAAGCCCGGAGAGTACGGTGACGAGGGACAGCTGGCAGTGCAGTTCATCCT GTCCCTGAGGCACGACAGGAAAGCCCCGTGGCAGCCCTACCTTATGTCTGCTCGCATGGGACGGGCGCATGGGAGCCTGCAGCTGTGCCGGCGCATCTTCAACGGCTGCCACTTGAACCGACAACAGCTGGATCGCACCACTCGAGAGCGGCTCCTCAAGGCCATCAGCTGCTTGAGTCGCCGCTGCTAG